A section of the Phycisphaerae bacterium genome encodes:
- a CDS encoding NAD-dependent epimerase/dehydratase family protein, with amino-acid sequence MNLVTGATGLLGSHIVEQLRKRGRPVRCLVRFGADLTWLKTQGVELVEGDLTNKASIERACDGAQCIYHAAARVGDWGPWEDFQRITIDGTNNLFDAAEKAGVPRFIHVSSISVYGHRNEKGLVIDEKEPLGVNVHKWSYYTRAKVAAEQELWRRHNAGSKVKYSVIRPSWLYGPRDRATIARLSRMIRRGKAKLLGTGDNRLNVVYAGNVAEGCILAADNPNAVGEAYNCSNDGELTQRQYFDMLADALAAPRVTKAVPYRIAYNAAFVLECLGHALKWKKPPMITRYAVWLMGRDTYFSADKARRELGWKPSVTYEEGIPATIRWFEGAEKKAPERRAAVA; translated from the coding sequence ATGAATCTAGTCACCGGCGCGACGGGACTCTTGGGCAGCCACATCGTCGAACAGCTTCGCAAGCGCGGTCGCCCTGTGCGATGCCTTGTCCGATTCGGCGCGGACCTGACCTGGCTGAAAACCCAGGGTGTCGAACTCGTCGAAGGAGACCTGACCAACAAGGCCTCCATCGAAAGAGCCTGCGACGGAGCCCAGTGCATCTACCATGCCGCCGCACGTGTCGGCGACTGGGGGCCATGGGAAGACTTCCAACGAATCACCATCGACGGCACCAATAACCTCTTCGACGCGGCCGAAAAGGCCGGCGTCCCCCGATTCATTCACGTCAGCTCAATCAGCGTCTACGGCCACCGCAACGAGAAGGGACTCGTCATCGACGAGAAGGAGCCGCTCGGCGTAAACGTCCACAAGTGGTCCTACTACACCCGCGCGAAGGTCGCGGCGGAGCAGGAGCTATGGCGCCGGCACAACGCTGGCAGCAAAGTGAAATACTCCGTCATCCGCCCGAGTTGGCTTTACGGCCCGCGAGATCGCGCCACCATCGCCCGCTTGTCGCGCATGATCCGCCGAGGCAAGGCCAAGCTGCTCGGCACCGGGGACAACCGGCTCAACGTGGTCTATGCCGGCAACGTCGCCGAAGGATGTATTCTCGCGGCGGACAATCCCAACGCCGTCGGCGAGGCCTACAACTGCAGCAACGATGGCGAACTGACCCAGCGACAGTACTTCGACATGCTGGCGGACGCCCTGGCAGCGCCGCGCGTGACGAAGGCCGTCCCCTATCGAATTGCGTACAACGCAGCCTTCGTCCTCGAATGTCTCGGCCACGCCCTCAAGTGGAAGAAGCCGCCGATGATCACTCGATACGCCGTCTGGCTCATGGGACGCGACACCTACTTCTCAGCCGACAAAGCCCGGCGCGAACTGGGATGGAAGCCCTCCGTCACCTACGAAGAGGGAATTCCCGCGACCATTCGCTGGTTCGAGGGCGCCGAAAAAAAAGCGCCTGAGCGTCGCGCTGCGGTGGCCTGA
- a CDS encoding NUDIX domain-containing protein: protein MLGVIGVIRREDRLLLIQRSEFVRVPLAWCFPGGEIEPGESQADALIREMREELDAEILPGRLLMTQTKHEGRLILYCWSAQLLSDSIRPNPREVAQFDWLTPVQIRDKDGILPGTAEILAHLDA, encoded by the coding sequence ATGCTCGGGGTCATCGGCGTCATTCGACGCGAAGACCGCCTGCTCCTCATTCAACGATCGGAATTCGTGAGAGTGCCGCTGGCTTGGTGCTTTCCTGGCGGGGAAATCGAGCCTGGTGAATCCCAGGCCGACGCACTCATCCGCGAAATGCGCGAAGAACTCGACGCTGAAATCCTCCCCGGCCGCTTGCTCATGACCCAGACCAAGCACGAAGGCCGGCTGATTCTCTACTGCTGGTCGGCGCAGTTGCTCTCGGACAGCATTCGGCCCAACCCACGGGAAGTCGCGCAATTCGATTGGCTCACGCCGGTTCAAATACGGGACAAAGACGGAATCCTTCCTGGAACCGCCGAAATTCTGGCGCATCTAGACGCCTGA